In Helicobacter pylori Shi112, the genomic window CTTTTTTATCGCGCAAGCCTTTATCATTCCCTCTCGCTCTATGGTAGGCACGCTCTATGAGGGCGACATGCTCTTTGTCAAAAAATTTTCTTACGGCATACCCATTCCTAAAATCCCATGGATTGAGCTCCCTGTTATGCCTGATTTTAAAAATAACGGGCATTTGATAGAGGGGGATCGCCCTAAGCGCGGCGAAGTGGTGGTGTTTATCCCTCCCCATGAAAAAAAATCTTACTATGTCAAAAGGAATTTTGCCATTGGAGGCGATGAGGTGTTATTCACTAATGAGGGGCTTTATTTGCACCCTTTTGAAAGCGACACAGACAAAAATTACATCGCTAAACATTACCCTAACGCCATGACTAAAGAATTTATGGGTAAAATTTTTGTTTTAAACCCTTATAAAAGTGAGCATCCGGGTATCCATTACCAAAAAGACAATGAAACCTTCCACTTAATGGAGCAGTTAGCCACTCAAGGCGCAGAAGCCAATATCAGCATGCAACTCATTCAAATGGAGGGCGAAAAGGTATTTTACAAGAAAATCAATAACGATGAATTTTTCATGATCGGCGATAACAGAGATAATTCTAGCGACTCGCGCTTTTGGGGGAGTGTGGCTTATAAAAACATCGTGGGTTCGCCATGGATTGTTTATTTCAGTTTGAGTTTAAAAAATAGCCTGGAAATGGACGCAGAAAATAACCCCAAAAAACGCTATCTGGTGCGTTGGGAGCGCATGTTTAAAAGCGTTGAAGGCTTAGAAAAAATCATTAAAAAAGAAAAAGCAACGCCTTAAGGTTTTTTGTGCAATTTTTTGATTCCTCTTTAGAAAGTTTTATCACCACCTTAATGAAGATTCTAGCCCTTTTAATCGCTATCATAGGGCATGAGATCATGCATGGCTTGAGCGCGTTTTTATTTGGGGACAGGAGCGCTAAAGACGCTAATCGTTTGAGTTTAAACCCTATCAGGCATTTGGACATGATGGGATCGGTGCTTTTACCGGCTTTATTACTCATTTTTCAAGCCCCTTTTTTGTTTGGGTGGGCTAAACCCGTGCCCGTGGATATGCGCTATATTGTTTCTCAAAAAGGCTCTCTGGCATGCGTAGTGGTGAGTTTAGCCGGGGTGGCTTATAATTTCATCTTGGCCGTTCTGCTCGCTTCCATCACGCATTTGAGCTTCCAAAAACTAGGGATCAACGCTTTAAGCATCAATGAATTGAACCTTTATCAGCTCGCTTTAGTAACCTTTCTCATTCAAGGCATTCTTTATAATCTTGTCTTAGGCGTTTTCAATAGCCTCCCTATCCCGCCCTTAGACGGCTCCAAAGCGTTAGGCTTTTTAGCGTTGCATTTTAAAAGTGCGTTTTTATTGGAATGGTTTTCTAAAATGGAACGCTACGGCTTGTTGGTAGTGTTTATCTTTTTGTTTATCCCCCCTTTATCGGAGTTTTTTATCCATGCACCCACAAGAT contains:
- the lepB gene encoding signal peptidase I codes for the protein MKFLRSVYAFCSSWVGTITIVLLVIFFIAQAFIIPSRSMVGTLYEGDMLFVKKFSYGIPIPKIPWIELPVMPDFKNNGHLIEGDRPKRGEVVVFIPPHEKKSYYVKRNFAIGGDEVLFTNEGLYLHPFESDTDKNYIAKHYPNAMTKEFMGKIFVLNPYKSEHPGIHYQKDNETFHLMEQLATQGAEANISMQLIQMEGEKVFYKKINNDEFFMIGDNRDNSSDSRFWGSVAYKNIVGSPWIVYFSLSLKNSLEMDAENNPKKRYLVRWERMFKSVEGLEKIIKKEKATP
- a CDS encoding site-2 protease family protein, coding for MQFFDSSLESFITTLMKILALLIAIIGHEIMHGLSAFLFGDRSAKDANRLSLNPIRHLDMMGSVLLPALLLIFQAPFLFGWAKPVPVDMRYIVSQKGSLACVVVSLAGVAYNFILAVLLASITHLSFQKLGINALSINELNLYQLALVTFLIQGILYNLVLGVFNSLPIPPLDGSKALGFLALHFKSAFLLEWFSKMERYGLLVVFIFLFIPPLSEFFIHAPTRFLFYLLLS